A region of uncultured Draconibacterium sp. DNA encodes the following proteins:
- a CDS encoding ABC transporter ATP-binding protein — translation MISLNNVHKSYVTGSNSLHVLKGIDLEIKSGEFVSIMGSSGSGKSTLLNILGILDNYDEGSYYLNGSLVKDMSEKKAAKLRNELVGFVFQSFNLISFKNALENVALPLYYQGVNRKKRNKIAEEYLDKVGLLDWATHLPSEMSGGQKQRVAIARSLISQPKIIFADEPTGALDTSTSYEVMDILKEINDDGITVILVTHEHDIASMTQKIVRLKDGRIDEIIKNGDLKNFQHRYAKELETA, via the coding sequence ATGATCAGTCTAAACAATGTTCACAAGTCGTACGTAACGGGTAGTAACTCGTTGCACGTATTAAAAGGAATCGACCTCGAAATCAAATCCGGAGAGTTCGTCTCCATTATGGGGTCATCGGGTTCCGGGAAATCAACCTTACTTAACATCCTTGGAATTTTGGATAACTACGATGAAGGATCGTATTATCTGAACGGATCGTTGGTTAAGGATATGTCGGAAAAGAAAGCTGCCAAACTGCGTAACGAGTTGGTAGGTTTTGTATTCCAGTCGTTTAACCTTATTTCGTTTAAAAACGCCCTTGAAAATGTGGCGCTTCCGCTGTATTACCAGGGAGTGAATCGGAAAAAGCGAAACAAAATTGCAGAAGAATACCTCGATAAAGTCGGTCTGCTGGATTGGGCAACACATTTACCAAGCGAAATGTCGGGAGGACAAAAACAGCGCGTAGCGATTGCTCGTTCGCTTATCTCTCAGCCAAAAATTATTTTTGCCGATGAGCCAACAGGTGCACTCGACACCAGCACATCGTACGAGGTAATGGATATTCTTAAAGAAATTAACGATGACGGAATTACTGTGATTCTGGTAACGCACGAGCACGATATTGCTTCGATGACCCAGAAGATTGTCCGATTGAAAGATGGCCGGATCGATGAGATCATTAAAAACGGCGATTTGAAAAACTTTCAGCATCGTTATGCTAAAGAACTGGAAACAGCCTAG
- a CDS encoding 30S ribosomal protein S16, translating into MPVKMRLARHGRKRYAYYHIVVADSRAPRDGRYIERIGTYNPNTDPATIDLDFDKAYDWLVKGAQPTDTVRAILSYKGVLYKKHLMGGVKKGAFDEAEAEKRLESWIAAKDAKIQAKIDRLAGNAAAEAEKQLEAEKKVNEERAAAIAAREAELAAEAEAAVKEAEAEAAAEEAEEEATAEVEETPEAEAPAAAEEASEEEKGAES; encoded by the coding sequence ATGCCAGTAAAAATGAGATTAGCGCGACACGGTCGCAAACGCTACGCATACTACCACATTGTAGTAGCTGATAGCAGGGCGCCACGAGATGGCAGGTACATTGAAAGAATTGGCACGTACAATCCTAACACTGATCCTGCTACTATCGATCTCGATTTTGACAAAGCTTACGACTGGCTTGTTAAAGGCGCACAACCAACCGACACTGTAAGAGCAATTTTGTCTTACAAAGGTGTATTGTACAAAAAACACCTGATGGGTGGAGTTAAAAAAGGAGCTTTCGATGAAGCTGAAGCTGAAAAACGTTTAGAAAGCTGGATTGCAGCAAAAGATGCTAAAATTCAGGCAAAAATCGACCGTTTGGCCGGTAATGCCGCTGCAGAAGCTGAAAAACAACTGGAAGCTGAGAAGAAAGTCAACGAAGAAAGAGCTGCCGCTATTGCTGCCAGAGAAGCAGAATTAGCTGCCGAAGCCGAAGCTGCTGTTAAAGAAGCTGAAGCTGAAGCCGCTGCTGAAGAAGCAGAAGAAGAGGCAACTGCTGAAGTTGAAGAAACTCCTGAAGCTGAAGCACCTGCTGCTGCAGAGGAAGCTTCGGAAGAAGAAAAAGGTGCGGAATCTTAA
- a CDS encoding ABC transporter permease, protein MFDIDKWQEIFATIKKNKMRTFLTGFSVAWGIFMLMILLGAGNGLSNGVSENFMRDAVNAMWLWSGRTSIPYKGMQENREIRFTNADYDILKDLEGIEHTSGRYYIGGNLFSYGSEYGEYSAITCHPDLKDVESIEIVEGRFVNQVDIDQTRKSVVLGKDIYDALFDGKEAVGEYVRVNNIPFKVVGICKEGGGTRHRNAYIPVTTGQKVFNGSNRLHNFALTINAETIEESQAIENRVRERLARKHKFDASDESAMGSYSKLEDVIQTMKIFQAIDIFIWIIGIGTLIAGVVGVSNIMLIVVKERTKEIGIRKAIGASPASVIGLILLEAVMITTIAGYIGLVLGTGLMEGLNFIVEKQFAASAATNGGNGETLFRNPTVDLGIAMSATLLLVIAGAIAGYIPAKRAAKIKPIEALRDE, encoded by the coding sequence ATGTTCGATATTGATAAATGGCAGGAGATCTTTGCCACCATCAAAAAAAATAAAATGCGCACTTTCCTTACCGGATTTAGTGTGGCCTGGGGGATTTTCATGTTAATGATCCTTTTGGGTGCCGGTAACGGTTTAAGCAACGGCGTGTCGGAAAACTTCATGCGCGATGCCGTTAACGCCATGTGGTTGTGGAGTGGCCGTACCAGTATACCTTACAAAGGCATGCAGGAAAACAGGGAAATTCGTTTCACCAATGCCGATTACGATATCCTGAAAGATCTGGAAGGCATTGAGCACACCTCGGGCCGTTATTATATTGGCGGAAACTTATTCTCTTACGGAAGCGAATACGGCGAGTATTCTGCAATAACCTGTCATCCTGATTTAAAAGATGTTGAGTCGATTGAAATTGTAGAAGGTCGTTTTGTGAACCAGGTTGATATCGATCAGACCCGAAAATCGGTGGTGTTGGGGAAAGATATTTACGATGCCCTTTTTGATGGCAAAGAGGCCGTTGGTGAATATGTTCGTGTAAATAATATCCCGTTTAAAGTGGTTGGAATTTGTAAAGAAGGCGGTGGCACACGTCACCGAAATGCATACATACCGGTTACCACAGGGCAAAAAGTATTTAACGGATCAAACCGCCTGCATAATTTTGCCTTGACCATTAACGCTGAAACAATAGAAGAAAGCCAGGCCATTGAAAACCGTGTTCGGGAGAGACTGGCGCGCAAACATAAGTTTGATGCTTCTGATGAATCGGCCATGGGATCGTACAGTAAACTGGAAGATGTAATTCAAACCATGAAAATCTTCCAGGCGATTGATATTTTTATTTGGATTATTGGAATAGGAACCCTGATTGCAGGGGTTGTTGGAGTTAGCAACATTATGCTGATTGTGGTGAAAGAACGCACAAAAGAAATTGGTATCCGAAAAGCCATCGGTGCCAGCCCTGCTTCGGTAATTGGACTTATTCTTTTGGAAGCAGTAATGATTACGACAATTGCCGGATACATTGGGCTAGTCCTCGGAACCGGGCTGATGGAAGGATTGAATTTTATCGTAGAGAAACAATTTGCAGCCTCGGCAGCAACCAACGGCGGAAACGGAGAAACTTTGTTCCGCAATCCAACCGTTGACCTGGGAATTGCCATGTCGGCAACATTATTACTGGTGATCGCCGGAGCTATTGCCGGGTACATTCCTGCAAAACGAGCCGCAAAAATCAAACCTATTGAAGCTTTACGCGACGAATAA
- a CDS encoding indolepyruvate ferredoxin oxidoreductase subunit alpha — protein sequence MQTEIERAAMQMMNGNEAVARGAFEAGVKIASGFPGTPSTEVMDYTHHKYPEVYCEWSTNEKVALEVAIGASFAGYRSMAIMKTVGLHVAADALGGAAGSQVNGGLVLVVGDDVGRIAGDDYNDCRHYGNMFNIPVLEPGDSQEAKDLMVKAFEISEEYSTPVILKITSVICKTTSRVIIDEDYTYIEKLRDKYPVSFSKVIMTTIMTKAKGSDHQKLTKCFCDFPAQMKRLAEDSNDFAINKLELNDKKIGIITAGTPYYYVKEVLPEASVLKLGLVHPLPEKQIKELAEYVEKLYVIEDGHDVMEKNIKDLGVSVIGKELFPKFPEMMRFTPDIIEEKLVPEAPKRTSQEGVPFRLPVACAGCSHTFISRVLKKNKIRAAADVTCGLIGCFPHMESYLLQKCMGSSIALAHGYNKAKDDGNKFVAMIGDGGFWATGINGLMNLVFNDSQSTVIIVDNSCLAMTGGQNVASSEFGFNYKPENKLDIAKVCEAIGVQDIVTVDAYEFEELESSILNAVNAKTNSVVIVKKPCVTKFKLQKDTPYYIDQDACTKCRKCIGVGCLAIESKGQNGSTEIVINQDICTGCGLCSTACNFDAIKN from the coding sequence ATGCAGACAGAAATTGAGCGTGCAGCAATGCAGATGATGAATGGTAATGAGGCCGTTGCAAGAGGTGCCTTTGAGGCGGGCGTGAAAATTGCTTCCGGATTTCCGGGCACACCTTCCACTGAGGTGATGGATTATACCCACCATAAATACCCGGAAGTTTATTGTGAATGGTCTACAAATGAGAAAGTAGCTTTAGAAGTAGCCATTGGAGCTTCATTTGCAGGTTATCGGAGTATGGCAATAATGAAGACAGTCGGTTTACATGTGGCTGCAGATGCGCTGGGTGGAGCTGCCGGCAGTCAGGTTAACGGCGGACTGGTATTAGTGGTTGGCGATGATGTAGGCCGTATTGCAGGTGATGATTATAACGATTGCCGCCATTACGGGAACATGTTCAACATCCCAGTTCTGGAGCCAGGCGATAGCCAGGAAGCCAAGGATCTTATGGTTAAGGCATTCGAAATTAGTGAGGAATACAGTACTCCGGTTATACTTAAAATTACATCGGTAATTTGCAAAACAACCAGTCGGGTTATCATTGATGAGGACTATACTTATATTGAAAAACTCAGAGATAAATATCCTGTTAGTTTCAGTAAGGTGATAATGACCACTATTATGACCAAAGCAAAAGGTTCAGATCACCAGAAACTTACCAAGTGTTTTTGTGACTTTCCGGCACAGATGAAACGTTTGGCAGAAGACAGTAACGACTTTGCAATAAACAAGCTGGAGTTGAATGATAAAAAAATCGGGATAATTACAGCGGGTACGCCTTACTATTACGTAAAAGAAGTGTTACCCGAAGCCTCGGTTCTTAAACTGGGGCTTGTTCATCCTCTGCCGGAAAAGCAGATTAAGGAATTGGCCGAATATGTTGAGAAGCTCTATGTGATTGAAGATGGTCATGATGTTATGGAGAAGAATATCAAGGATCTAGGTGTTTCGGTGATTGGGAAAGAATTATTCCCAAAATTCCCGGAAATGATGCGTTTTACTCCGGATATTATCGAGGAAAAGCTGGTGCCTGAGGCACCTAAAAGAACATCTCAGGAAGGCGTACCTTTCCGTCTTCCGGTAGCTTGTGCGGGCTGTTCGCACACCTTTATCTCACGTGTATTAAAGAAAAACAAAATTCGGGCAGCTGCCGATGTTACCTGTGGTCTTATTGGTTGCTTCCCGCACATGGAGTCATACCTGCTGCAAAAGTGTATGGGATCCAGCATTGCACTGGCACACGGTTACAACAAGGCCAAAGATGACGGGAATAAATTTGTAGCCATGATAGGTGATGGCGGTTTTTGGGCAACTGGAATTAACGGGCTAATGAACCTGGTATTCAACGATAGTCAATCAACGGTGATTATTGTGGACAATAGCTGTTTGGCAATGACCGGTGGTCAGAATGTGGCATCGAGTGAGTTTGGGTTTAATTACAAACCGGAAAACAAATTGGATATTGCAAAAGTATGCGAGGCTATCGGTGTTCAAGATATTGTAACTGTTGATGCATACGAATTTGAAGAACTGGAAAGCTCTATTCTCAACGCGGTGAATGCAAAAACAAATTCGGTAGTTATTGTAAAGAAACCGTGTGTTACAAAATTCAAACTGCAAAAAGATACCCCTTATTACATTGACCAGGATGCGTGTACAAAATGTAGAAAATGTATAGGTGTTGGATGTTTGGCTATTGAGAGTAAAGGGCAGAACGGATCAACTGAAATAGTAATTAACCAGGATATTTGTACAGGATGTGGATTATGCTCTACAGCCTGCAATTTTGACGCTATTAAAAACTAG
- a CDS encoding L-threonylcarbamoyladenylate synthase, with product MHDDLKKAVEVLKSGGIILYPTDTIWGIGCDATNAEAVKRIYDIKKREDKKSILILMENPALLDRYVDEVPEVAWDLVEVSTTPLTVIYPGAKNLAANLIGEDGSIGIRFTKEEFTRQLLQRFRRPIVSTSANVSGEKSPAFFDEISEEIKESVDYVVEYRQDDRMASKPSSVIKLGPGGQIDILRK from the coding sequence ATGCACGACGATTTAAAAAAGGCTGTTGAGGTACTGAAAAGCGGGGGTATAATTCTTTACCCAACCGATACCATTTGGGGCATTGGCTGCGATGCCACCAATGCAGAAGCCGTTAAACGTATTTACGATATAAAAAAACGCGAAGACAAGAAGAGCATACTGATTTTAATGGAAAATCCGGCTTTGCTCGATCGGTATGTTGATGAAGTTCCTGAGGTGGCCTGGGATTTGGTTGAGGTAAGCACAACACCACTCACTGTAATTTACCCCGGAGCAAAAAACCTGGCTGCGAATTTAATTGGAGAAGACGGCAGCATCGGTATCCGTTTTACCAAAGAAGAGTTTACACGCCAGCTGCTGCAACGTTTTCGCCGGCCTATTGTTTCAACTTCGGCCAATGTAAGCGGTGAAAAATCACCGGCTTTTTTTGATGAAATTTCGGAGGAGATAAAAGAATCGGTTGATTACGTTGTGGAATACCGGCAGGATGATCGTATGGCATCGAAACCATCAAGCGTAATAAAACTGGGGCCGGGCGGGCAAATCGATATTCTCAGAAAATAA
- a CDS encoding FAD-dependent protein has protein sequence MGTKSVSFKLPTNYSPELLQGQIAKTLRIKKFSYELETKSLDARNKSNIHWLVKAIVSSPEIKGNEQVEKEKLEIPYKKSNKKIVVVGSGPAGFFNAFVLQKAGFDVTLIERGSDVTTRGKAISNFERTGTFNAQNNYAFGEGGAGTFSDGKLTSRSKRISKEKQFILSSYVEAGAPEEILYMTHPHLGTDNLRKIVQNLRESFENFGGKFLFETMLEDVVITNSKVKEVITSKGNFPADALFIAPGHSAFETYKMLIRRGIPFRTKNFAIGSRMEHTQEIINKAQWGRPQLPGVKAAEYRLTSQADGKHSVFSFCMCPGGMVVPAAAYENTNIVNGMSYYKRNGNFANAACVAAIHPDELAGKTVSPVEALDNLQKLEESFYQYSEGYAAPACSINDFLKQNGKGAQFETSYPLGLKPAPLWDLLPKPVVESMQVGLQDFIRKMRGFENGNLLGFESKTSSPVQVIRDKNGLCEGFENIYIIGEGSGYAGGIISSAADGIKAAIGFLEK, from the coding sequence ATGGGAACAAAATCAGTTTCATTTAAGCTACCAACCAACTACAGCCCCGAATTGCTGCAAGGCCAAATTGCCAAAACACTTCGGATTAAGAAATTTTCGTACGAGCTGGAAACGAAAAGTCTGGATGCCCGAAATAAATCGAATATCCACTGGTTGGTAAAAGCTATTGTATCATCGCCTGAAATTAAAGGGAACGAGCAGGTTGAAAAAGAAAAGCTGGAAATTCCGTACAAAAAAAGCAATAAAAAAATTGTGGTAGTGGGCAGTGGACCAGCCGGATTTTTTAATGCCTTTGTGCTGCAAAAAGCCGGTTTCGATGTTACACTGATCGAACGTGGCTCCGATGTTACAACACGTGGCAAAGCCATTTCCAACTTTGAACGAACCGGAACTTTCAACGCCCAAAATAATTATGCTTTTGGCGAAGGTGGCGCCGGAACATTTTCGGACGGCAAACTCACTTCACGCTCTAAACGCATTTCAAAAGAGAAACAGTTTATCCTGTCGAGTTACGTGGAAGCGGGTGCACCGGAGGAGATTTTATACATGACCCACCCGCATTTGGGAACCGATAACCTGCGAAAAATAGTGCAGAATTTGCGTGAATCTTTTGAGAATTTTGGAGGTAAATTTCTGTTTGAGACGATGCTGGAAGACGTGGTAATAACCAATTCGAAAGTAAAAGAGGTAATTACATCCAAAGGAAATTTTCCTGCTGATGCTTTGTTTATTGCTCCTGGTCATTCGGCTTTCGAAACCTATAAAATGCTGATCAGAAGAGGCATTCCTTTCCGTACTAAAAACTTTGCCATTGGCAGCCGGATGGAGCATACACAGGAAATCATCAACAAAGCACAGTGGGGACGACCGCAACTTCCCGGAGTTAAAGCGGCTGAATACCGCCTTACTTCACAAGCCGACGGCAAACATTCCGTTTTTTCATTTTGTATGTGCCCGGGTGGCATGGTTGTTCCGGCAGCGGCGTACGAAAATACTAACATCGTTAACGGCATGAGCTACTACAAACGCAACGGCAACTTTGCGAATGCTGCCTGTGTAGCGGCAATTCATCCTGATGAGCTGGCCGGCAAAACAGTTTCGCCTGTTGAAGCGCTGGACAACCTGCAAAAACTGGAAGAAAGTTTTTATCAATATTCCGAAGGTTATGCTGCGCCGGCATGTTCCATCAACGACTTCCTGAAACAAAATGGAAAAGGGGCACAGTTTGAGACCAGTTATCCGCTGGGATTAAAACCGGCTCCGTTATGGGACTTACTGCCCAAACCGGTTGTTGAGTCGATGCAGGTTGGCTTGCAGGATTTCATCCGTAAAATGCGTGGTTTTGAAAATGGGAACTTACTGGGTTTCGAAAGCAAAACCTCATCGCCCGTTCAGGTGATTCGCGACAAAAATGGTCTATGCGAAGGATTTGAGAACATATACATTATTGGAGAAGGTAGCGGTTATGCCGGAGGAATCATTTCGAGCGCTGCCGATGGGATAAAGGCGGCAATAGGTTTTCTGGAAAAGTGA
- a CDS encoding diaminopimelate decarboxylase, whose protein sequence is MAEKNLPFSKEQLESIIENHPTPFHIYDEKAMIENARNFKKAFSWNEGFKEYYAIKAAPNPYLMKVLREEGFGIDCSSVAELELAKRIGMSGDEIMLTSNDTPAYEFQLAKDLGAIINLDDISHIDFVEKNVGLPDTICMRYNPGSLKEGNVIIGHPEEAKYGFTRDQMIEGYKILKEKGVKHFGIHTMVASNELESAYFVETADLLFNLVVEVYEKTGVKIEFANLGGGIGIPYKPGEKPVDMEFVSAGVKKCYDDIIVKAGLAPLKIFFESGRAITGPYGYLVTKVRHIKKTYKTYAGLDACMTNLMRPALYGAYHHITVMGKENDEANIKYDVTGSLCENNDKFAIDRMLPEIEQDDIVVIHDTGAHGHSMGFNYNGKLKSAELLLRENGDVVEIRRAETLEDYFATLDFDGVKDF, encoded by the coding sequence ATGGCAGAAAAAAATCTACCTTTTAGCAAAGAACAGCTTGAAAGCATTATTGAAAACCACCCTACTCCGTTTCATATTTACGATGAAAAAGCAATGATTGAAAATGCACGTAATTTCAAAAAAGCATTTTCGTGGAACGAAGGTTTTAAGGAATATTATGCAATTAAGGCCGCGCCAAACCCATACCTGATGAAGGTTTTGAGAGAGGAAGGTTTTGGGATTGACTGTAGTTCTGTTGCTGAGCTGGAACTGGCCAAACGTATTGGAATGAGCGGCGACGAAATTATGCTGACCTCGAACGATACACCGGCTTACGAATTTCAGCTGGCTAAAGATTTGGGCGCCATTATCAATCTCGATGATATTTCGCACATCGACTTTGTAGAAAAGAATGTAGGACTGCCGGATACGATTTGTATGCGTTACAATCCCGGCAGTTTGAAAGAAGGCAATGTAATTATCGGACATCCAGAGGAAGCCAAATACGGTTTTACCCGCGACCAAATGATTGAAGGTTATAAAATCCTGAAAGAAAAGGGTGTAAAACACTTTGGTATTCACACCATGGTGGCTTCAAACGAACTGGAGTCGGCCTATTTCGTGGAAACTGCCGACCTGCTGTTTAACTTAGTGGTTGAAGTTTACGAAAAAACAGGCGTTAAAATTGAATTTGCGAACCTGGGCGGCGGTATTGGAATTCCATACAAACCGGGCGAAAAACCCGTTGACATGGAATTTGTAAGTGCCGGTGTAAAAAAATGCTACGATGATATTATTGTAAAAGCGGGTCTTGCTCCGCTGAAAATATTTTTTGAATCGGGACGTGCCATTACCGGACCTTACGGTTATTTGGTAACCAAAGTTCGTCACATTAAAAAAACATACAAAACCTACGCCGGATTGGATGCCTGTATGACCAACCTGATGCGTCCGGCACTTTACGGTGCTTACCATCACATTACAGTAATGGGAAAAGAAAACGACGAGGCAAATATAAAATACGACGTTACCGGTTCGTTGTGCGAAAACAACGACAAATTTGCTATCGACCGCATGTTGCCTGAAATTGAACAGGATGATATTGTGGTTATTCACGACACCGGAGCACACGGCCATTCGATGGGTTTTAACTACAACGGAAAACTTAAATCGGCTGAGTTGTTACTTCGCGAGAATGGCGATGTAGTTGAGATCCGACGTGCAGAAACGCTCGAGGATTATTTTGCAACGCTCGACTTCGATGGAGTGAAAGACTTTTAA
- a CDS encoding head GIN domain-containing protein, whose protein sequence is MKTRFLVLSLFVIGFFMASTVQAQEETRDVSSFSEISLRIPATVHLQQGSPQNVRIEAKQSTLEDIITEVNGSKLIIRFPGKSMFQRNYKPGRIDIYITVPDVNGLGVSGSGDILADEIKARIIDLAVSGSGNIEIENLTSDKVKGAISGSGNIKIESDGVADELSVSISGSGNCKADGFEAEDVTVSTSGSGNCNVRSNGSLKARIAGSGSVYYKGNPRVDASVAGSGRVKSM, encoded by the coding sequence ATGAAAACCAGATTTTTAGTATTGAGCCTTTTTGTAATAGGCTTTTTTATGGCCTCAACCGTTCAGGCACAGGAAGAAACACGTGATGTGTCAAGTTTCTCGGAGATCAGTTTGCGAATTCCGGCAACTGTTCATCTTCAGCAAGGTAGTCCGCAAAACGTGCGGATTGAAGCAAAGCAGTCAACACTTGAAGATATAATTACCGAAGTAAACGGAAGTAAATTGATAATTCGTTTTCCGGGTAAAAGTATGTTTCAGCGCAATTACAAACCTGGCAGAATAGACATTTATATCACTGTGCCGGATGTAAATGGATTGGGTGTTTCGGGCTCGGGAGATATTTTAGCCGACGAGATTAAAGCACGCATTATCGATCTGGCTGTTAGTGGCAGCGGAAATATTGAAATTGAAAACCTGACATCGGACAAAGTAAAAGGAGCCATTTCGGGTTCGGGTAACATTAAAATTGAAAGCGATGGAGTTGCCGACGAACTTTCTGTTTCAATTTCCGGTTCGGGTAATTGTAAAGCCGATGGATTTGAAGCTGAAGATGTAACTGTTAGCACATCAGGATCGGGCAATTGTAATGTTCGATCAAACGGTTCGCTAAAAGCACGAATCGCCGGATCGGGAAGTGTATATTACAAAGGCAATCCAAGGGTTGATGCTTCAGTTGCCGGATCAGGACGCGTAAAAAGTATGTAA
- a CDS encoding glycosyltransferase family 1 protein has product MKIGYDAKRAFLNTSGLGNYSRNTLNALQKYFPDHHYTLFTPEVKAAMLEEQEKFKVVAPEHAPSGLKKAFWRSMQLSDEIKDHNLDLFHGLSNELPKGIHKTSIPTLVTIHDLIFIRYPEFYKTLDRAIYFHKTKYACNAATKILAISQQTKDDIIDFVDVDPEKIEILHQAISPLFFENANTGQIKEKYKLPNEFILAVGTVEERKNQLSIIKALVEKNINLPLVLVGNPTSYCNDIHKYIAEKQLHNRVIFLKNIPEADLAGIYQLAQLSIYISVFEGFGLPVIESMACGCPVITSNASCLPETAGDAAVLCPPQNIEELGNKIEKILTDTNFRKELIMKGRVRANEFQPKKYVEKLISLYAELIK; this is encoded by the coding sequence ATGAAGATAGGATACGACGCAAAACGAGCTTTTCTGAATACCTCCGGCTTAGGCAACTACAGCCGGAATACTTTGAATGCCCTTCAGAAATATTTCCCCGATCACCATTACACTTTGTTCACCCCTGAAGTTAAAGCCGCCATGCTTGAGGAGCAGGAAAAGTTTAAGGTGGTTGCACCTGAGCATGCGCCTTCAGGATTAAAAAAAGCATTCTGGCGCTCGATGCAACTAAGCGACGAAATTAAGGATCACAATCTCGATCTTTTTCATGGATTGAGCAACGAACTTCCCAAGGGAATTCATAAAACCTCCATCCCAACGCTGGTTACCATTCACGACCTGATCTTTATACGTTATCCCGAATTTTACAAAACACTCGACCGCGCCATTTATTTCCACAAAACAAAATATGCCTGCAATGCTGCTACCAAAATTTTGGCCATTAGCCAGCAAACGAAAGACGATATTATCGATTTTGTTGATGTTGATCCGGAAAAGATAGAGATTCTCCATCAGGCAATTTCGCCGCTGTTTTTTGAGAATGCCAACACCGGACAAATCAAAGAAAAATATAAACTGCCCAACGAATTTATTTTGGCCGTTGGTACAGTTGAAGAGCGAAAGAATCAGCTTTCGATAATTAAAGCACTGGTAGAAAAGAACATCAATTTGCCATTGGTTTTGGTCGGAAATCCAACATCGTATTGTAACGATATTCATAAATACATAGCCGAAAAACAACTTCATAACCGGGTAATTTTTCTGAAGAATATTCCGGAAGCAGATTTGGCAGGCATTTACCAACTGGCACAACTATCCATTTATATTTCGGTATTCGAAGGTTTTGGACTTCCGGTAATCGAATCGATGGCTTGTGGCTGCCCGGTAATTACATCAAACGCTTCGTGTTTGCCGGAAACCGCCGGCGATGCAGCTGTACTCTGCCCGCCACAAAACATTGAAGAGTTGGGCAATAAAATTGAAAAGATACTTACCGATACCAATTTTCGTAAAGAATTAATTATGAAAGGGCGCGTGAGAGCCAATGAGTTTCAACCCAAAAAATATGTTGAAAAATTGATTTCTTTGTACGCGGAATTAATAAAGTAA
- a CDS encoding indolepyruvate oxidoreductase subunit beta produces MQDTGKNIIIAGVGGQGILLFSNLLSKYYLKKGYELKISDVIGLGQRGGGVESHFRYSTQPVLSPFIKAGDVDYVISFEQTETLRHLHSLKEDGVILTSTYELTPTSVNTRLQKDLPESKTEIIKRSDNKVFIIDPHEHTTLDFNINRMMNVVMLGYYAELRGYVHDEMIQIVRENVPEKFVEGNIKAYEMGTRIVEEELATVEPVAIRC; encoded by the coding sequence ATGCAAGACACAGGAAAAAATATCATCATTGCCGGAGTAGGAGGACAAGGAATTCTTCTTTTTAGCAACCTTTTAAGCAAATATTACCTCAAAAAAGGGTATGAGTTGAAAATATCAGATGTGATTGGTTTAGGTCAACGTGGTGGAGGTGTCGAAAGTCATTTCCGTTATTCAACCCAACCCGTTTTATCGCCTTTTATTAAAGCAGGAGATGTAGATTACGTTATTTCTTTTGAGCAAACGGAAACACTTCGGCATTTGCATTCGCTAAAAGAGGATGGTGTTATACTTACAAGCACCTATGAGCTGACTCCAACCAGTGTTAACACAAGGCTGCAAAAGGATTTGCCTGAATCGAAGACTGAGATAATAAAAAGATCGGATAATAAGGTTTTTATTATTGATCCTCATGAGCACACGACTCTTGATTTTAACATCAACAGAATGATGAACGTGGTTATGCTGGGCTACTATGCTGAGTTAAGAGGCTATGTGCATGATGAGATGATTCAGATCGTTAGGGAAAATGTTCCTGAAAAATTTGTTGAAGGAAATATAAAAGCCTACGAGATGGGAACGAGGATTGTTGAGGAAGAACTCGCAACTGTGGAGCCTGTAGCAATTCGTTGTTAG